A genomic window from Clostridium aceticum includes:
- a CDS encoding ATP-binding cassette domain-containing protein, which translates to MIEIKNLYKAFDQKVLFDNFNMNIESGDFVIFSGVSGCGKTTLLNMIGALEKVDSGTIKIDGIDISKRKNQLKYFSEKVGFLFQNFALMEDRTVNYNLNIIKKKNRSEIEIREALHRVGLEDKLNSKIYTLSGGEQQRIALARLMVKKCDLILADEPTGSLDKDNANKVMAIMKELNDEGKTVIVVSHDENIKKNGKRVINL; encoded by the coding sequence ATGATCGAAATTAAGAATTTGTATAAAGCCTTTGATCAAAAAGTACTGTTCGATAATTTTAACATGAATATTGAAAGTGGTGACTTTGTAATTTTTTCAGGAGTAAGTGGTTGTGGTAAAACTACTCTTCTTAATATGATAGGTGCATTGGAAAAAGTTGATAGTGGTACAATTAAAATAGATGGAATAGATATTAGTAAACGCAAGAATCAACTGAAATACTTCAGTGAGAAAGTAGGTTTTTTATTTCAAAATTTTGCGCTTATGGAAGATAGAACAGTAAATTATAATTTAAATATAATCAAAAAGAAAAATCGTTCGGAGATTGAAATAAGAGAGGCTTTACATAGAGTAGGACTAGAGGATAAATTGAACAGTAAAATATATACCCTCTCAGGAGGAGAACAACAGCGGATTGCATTGGCTAGATTAATGGTTAAAAAATGTGATTTAATTCTTGCGGATGAGCCAACGGGTTCTTTGGATAAAGATAATGCTAACAAAGTAATGGCAATTATGAAAGAGCTTAATGACGAAGGAAAGACAGTTATAGTTGTAAGCCATGATGAAAATATTAAGAAAAACGGCAAAAGGGTGATAAACTTATGA
- a CDS encoding GNAT family N-acetyltransferase codes for MDFKLKVIKIEELYLIKELWEKLNRLHMKDSKFFKEHYATFTFEKRCEKFRTMTDKDIRVVVIEKDDLEIIGYCILTVHKEVGEIESLFIEEAYRQQGLGNLIVNQAIDWLKGESCKKIFVAVADGHESVLDFYMKQGFYPRLTYLELK; via the coding sequence ATGGATTTTAAACTAAAAGTAATAAAGATAGAAGAGCTTTATTTAATAAAAGAATTGTGGGAAAAGCTGAATCGACTACATATGAAGGATTCTAAATTCTTTAAGGAGCATTATGCAACCTTTACCTTCGAAAAAAGATGTGAAAAATTTAGAACAATGACTGATAAAGATATTCGAGTTGTGGTAATAGAGAAGGATGATTTGGAAATAATAGGTTATTGTATCTTAACAGTTCATAAGGAAGTAGGAGAAATTGAATCACTTTTTATAGAAGAAGCTTACAGACAGCAAGGATTAGGTAATCTAATCGTTAATCAAGCTATTGATTGGCTAAAAGGGGAAAGTTGTAAAAAGATTTTCGTAGCGGTTGCAGATGGGCATGAATCCGTACTTGATTTTTATATGAAGCAAGGATTTTATCCTAGATTAACATATCTGGAGTTAAAGTAA
- a CDS encoding DUF6713 family protein, with protein sequence MFHEMDGIKNKEWKVFIYLKNMEDNKVYQILSMMHLPIYVVMLFVWLNMF encoded by the coding sequence CTGTTTCATGAAATGGATGGTATAAAAAATAAAGAATGGAAGGTGTTTATCTATCTCAAGAATATGGAAGATAACAAAGTTTATCAAATACTTTCTATGATGCATCTTCCAATATACGTAGTAATGCTATTTGTTTGGTTAAATATGTTCTGA
- a CDS encoding transposase: MPRKPRIHYKGALYHVMVRGNNREKVLQEEIQKKKYLDTVLLYKNKLGFKLYAYCMMDNHAHLLVEVEEVALSQIMQRIQQVYTKWFNREYNRTGHVFQQRYKALPLLRSKNTYLLQLIKYIHNNPIKAHIDKGLDYQWSSHPIYLGEKNGYVVDTNFVLSIFSSNKNKAISQYLQFMNQDQEEIIYEDMAETQKEAASYFPDKDREKFNKGIDEVIKKICKLEDITLEELTKKTKIQRISDIKKAIVLVNEKWCSMPKKVVAEKLNLPPSMVSKIVSGESKGTPYVIEVIKRWEEVSE, encoded by the coding sequence ATGCCAAGAAAACCACGTATACACTATAAAGGAGCTCTATATCATGTAATGGTAAGAGGTAATAACAGAGAAAAAGTATTACAAGAGGAGATTCAAAAGAAAAAGTATTTAGACACAGTTTTATTATACAAAAATAAACTAGGCTTTAAATTGTATGCTTATTGTATGATGGATAACCATGCTCATCTCCTAGTAGAAGTAGAAGAAGTAGCATTATCACAAATCATGCAGAGAATACAGCAAGTTTATACCAAATGGTTTAATCGTGAATACAATAGAACTGGGCATGTTTTTCAGCAAAGATATAAAGCCTTACCCTTACTACGTTCAAAAAACACATACTTATTACAGCTTATAAAATACATACATAATAATCCAATAAAGGCTCACATAGACAAAGGATTAGATTATCAATGGAGTAGCCATCCCATATATTTAGGGGAAAAAAATGGATATGTAGTTGATACCAACTTTGTACTCAGCATATTTTCATCTAACAAAAACAAAGCAATAAGTCAGTATCTTCAATTTATGAATCAGGATCAAGAAGAAATAATATACGAAGATATGGCAGAAACTCAGAAGGAAGCAGCATCATATTTTCCAGATAAAGATAGAGAAAAATTTAATAAAGGCATAGATGAAGTCATTAAAAAAATATGTAAATTAGAGGATATAACATTAGAAGAACTCACTAAAAAGACGAAGATACAAAGGATTTCTGATATTAAAAAAGCAATAGTGCTAGTAAATGAGAAATGGTGCAGTATGCCTAAAAAAGTAGTAGCAGAAAAATTAAACCTACCGCCATCAATGGTATCTAAAATAGTTTCAGGTGAAAGTAAAGGAACACCTTATGTGATTGAAGTAATAAAAAGATGGGAAGAAGTAAGTGAATAA